The region CTAAAATTCTCATCGCCTGCTCGTCGCTTAACGAAATATCCAAAAACAGCTTGTAAAACTCTTTGGTTTGGCTTACCATATCAAATTTAAAAGCGTCGGGATAGGCTAAATTTATAAGCCATTTAATCCCTAAAAACCTCATAAAAGAAGGCGGGCGATCAAACCAGCTAAAAGGCTCTCTTGGGATATAATACACTCTTTTGTTTTTTACCGCATCAAGCAAAGCCCACTTGGGATCAGAGTAAATTTTATCGTAAAACTCACGCTCATAAATCAATATCATATCCGGATTATACTTAAGAACCTGCTCAAAGCTTACCTTCACTCGCCCGTAAGAATTTGCATTTTCTTCACCGCATTTATGTACGACTTCGCCTCCGCTTTTTGGTATAAGCGTAGCGTGATACGAGCCTTCACACTCGGTTGAAAGACCGTCTTTGCCTTGCGCATAATACATTCTAACTTTTTTAAGACCGTTTTTAGCGATGTAAGCTTCAATTTTCTCAGTCAAATTCAGCGAATTTTGCGCGTATAAAGTAAGCTCTTTGGCTCGCTGCTCTTTGCCGATAACATGACCTAAAATTTCAAAGCTTTGCGCGTAGTCTTCTAGGCTTGTAGCACTAAGATAGAGCATCGGCTTTTTGATAGAGCCAAAGACATCTTTCATCTTTTTGCTGTCTTTAGAATTTGCGTTTATGAGAATAAGCTCGGGATTTATGCGAAGTAGCATCTCGATATTTGGGATCTTGCCCTGCCCGAAAAATCCACCGACCACGGGCTGATTAAGCACGGACTCTTTTATATACGGTCGCTCGTAGTCGTTCCACTCGAAATTTGAACCAATGATCCTTTCCGGAGCTAACGCATAAAGCAGGTAAAGAAGCGTAGGACTGCTTGCGTAAATTTTATCAGGAGCACCATTTAAAAGCTCGTAATTATCGCTATTTTGCTCTATATAGCTTTTGATCTCAGCCTCGCTCATACCAAAAGCGAAAGAAAACGACAACAGAAAAACCAAGAATTTCTTAAGCATTTTTATCCTTTATGGTTGTAGTTTATTTTAAAAATCTAAATTTTCGGTTAAAAGCTTAGATTTTTAAAACTAATTTGGGAGAATAAAACTCTCCCAAATTTTAGCTATCAAAAAGTTTGCAAGATAAAGCTTTGGTTGCTACTAAAATTTATATCGAATATTTGAGAAAAACACCCTTCCTTCCTCAGGAAATCCCTCGCGATATTCGTAGTTTTTATCAAACAAATTTGAAATTCCCGCATCGATCATCAAATTTTCAGTCGGTTTATAAGTAAATTTGAAATTCGTTACGCCAAAACCTGAAGTTTTATGATCTAGGTGTGTAGTTCTGCT is a window of Campylobacter sp. CCUG 57310 DNA encoding:
- a CDS encoding ABC transporter substrate-binding protein, coding for MLKKFLVFLLSFSFAFGMSEAEIKSYIEQNSDNYELLNGAPDKIYASSPTLLYLLYALAPERIIGSNFEWNDYERPYIKESVLNQPVVGGFFGQGKIPNIEMLLRINPELILINANSKDSKKMKDVFGSIKKPMLYLSATSLEDYAQSFEILGHVIGKEQRAKELTLYAQNSLNLTEKIEAYIAKNGLKKVRMYYAQGKDGLSTECEGSYHATLIPKSGGEVVHKCGEENANSYGRVKVSFEQVLKYNPDMILIYEREFYDKIYSDPKWALLDAVKNKRVYYIPREPFSWFDRPPSFMRFLGIKWLINLAYPDAFKFDMVSQTKEFYKLFLDISLSDEQAMRILGQK